A stretch of Chloracidobacterium validum DNA encodes these proteins:
- a CDS encoding SDR family oxidoreductase, with amino-acid sequence MFDTNLLSGKTILVTGGGTGLGRAMALRFAELGARLAVLGRRPEPLNEVVQSIEAQGGEAIAVTADVRDAARVNAAVDDVLSRFGTINVLVNNAAGNFLALTETLSPNAFNAVVGIVLNGTFHCTAAVGKHLIAQGIGGCVLNIVATYAWTGAAYVVPSVCAKAGVLAMTRSLAVEWGRYRIRLNAIAPGPFPTEGAWSRLMLPGMEEEGKRRNPTGRFGEPAELANLAAYLVSDAASYINGECITMDGGEWLMGQSFNLLTQLPPDQFRALSEALRPKKSATAQREGTSTARGDHPT; translated from the coding sequence ATGTTTGACACAAACCTACTGTCCGGCAAGACGATCCTCGTAACGGGTGGCGGAACCGGCTTGGGACGCGCCATGGCCCTGCGGTTCGCCGAGCTTGGAGCCCGCCTTGCCGTTTTGGGCCGCCGGCCGGAGCCGCTGAACGAGGTTGTGCAGTCCATCGAAGCCCAAGGGGGAGAAGCCATCGCCGTCACGGCCGATGTGCGCGATGCCGCCCGCGTCAATGCCGCCGTGGATGACGTGCTGTCTCGCTTCGGTACGATCAACGTCCTGGTCAACAACGCCGCCGGCAACTTCCTGGCGCTTACTGAGACACTTTCACCAAACGCCTTCAATGCCGTCGTGGGAATCGTCCTCAACGGCACGTTCCATTGCACGGCGGCCGTCGGCAAGCATTTGATTGCCCAGGGCATAGGCGGCTGTGTGCTCAACATCGTCGCCACCTATGCCTGGACCGGCGCCGCCTACGTCGTCCCATCGGTCTGCGCCAAAGCTGGCGTCTTGGCCATGACGCGCTCGTTGGCGGTTGAATGGGGACGCTACCGGATTCGCCTGAATGCGATTGCGCCGGGTCCGTTTCCGACCGAAGGCGCTTGGTCACGGTTGATGTTGCCGGGCATGGAAGAGGAAGGGAAGCGTCGCAATCCGACCGGACGGTTTGGCGAACCGGCGGAACTGGCCAACCTGGCCGCGTACCTCGTCAGCGATGCGGCCAGCTACATCAATGGCGAATGCATCACGATGGATGGTGGTGAGTGGTTGATGGGGCAGTCATTCAACCTTTTGACCCAGCTCCCGCCCGACCAATTTCGGGCGCTTTCCGAAGCGTTGCGGCCCAAAAAGTCGGCGACTGCCCAGCGAGAGGGAACATCCACCGCACGCGGTGACCATCCCACCTAG
- a CDS encoding alpha/beta fold hydrolase, producing MNPSSHYFHSHRLKLHYWDYGGSTDRPPLLLVHGTQDHARSWDDVARHFHSSYHVYALDLRGHGDSAWVEGAMYAFPEFMLDLVAFGSVVQRFPAAVVGHSLGGVVAMHYAAAFPERVSAVVNIEGWGPPPSVKTKTYTERLRVWAERVLAAETRTPRRYASIAEATARMKEANPHLTDAMAEHLTRYGTNRTADGSLIWKFDPYLRNLPPLGLPTELAKELFAAVRCPVLCVRGASSWAASLAQSPQLQMVERMQYVEIPDAGHWVHHDQFESVVEAIGRFLSEAVSQAAA from the coding sequence ATGAATCCATCATCGCATTACTTCCATTCGCACCGGCTCAAACTGCATTACTGGGATTACGGTGGCAGCACCGATCGTCCCCCGCTGCTGCTCGTTCACGGCACGCAGGATCATGCCCGGAGTTGGGACGATGTCGCGCGTCATTTCCACAGCAGCTACCACGTCTATGCGCTCGACCTGCGCGGCCACGGCGACAGCGCCTGGGTGGAGGGCGCAATGTATGCCTTCCCTGAGTTCATGCTTGATTTGGTTGCCTTTGGGAGCGTGGTTCAGCGTTTTCCGGCGGCAGTCGTCGGGCACTCACTGGGTGGCGTTGTCGCCATGCACTATGCCGCCGCCTTCCCCGAGCGCGTATCGGCCGTCGTCAACATCGAAGGCTGGGGGCCGCCGCCATCGGTGAAAACCAAGACCTACACCGAACGGTTGCGCGTCTGGGCGGAACGGGTGCTGGCGGCCGAAACGCGAACGCCCCGGCGCTACGCTTCGATTGCCGAGGCAACCGCCCGCATGAAAGAAGCCAACCCACACCTGACCGACGCCATGGCCGAACACCTGACGCGCTACGGCACCAATCGCACGGCCGATGGCAGCCTCATCTGGAAGTTCGATCCTTACCTACGCAACCTGCCCCCACTCGGACTCCCTACGGAGCTGGCCAAGGAACTCTTTGCCGCCGTCCGGTGTCCGGTGCTCTGTGTCCGTGGGGCAAGTAGCTGGGCGGCCAGCCTGGCCCAAAGCCCACAACTCCAGATGGTCGAGCGGATGCAGTACGTCGAAATCCCGGATGCCGGCCACTGGGTTCACCACGACCAGTTTGAAAGTGTGGTCGAGGCCATCGGCCGCTTTCTGTCCGAGGCCGTATCGCAGGCGGCTGCCTGA
- a CDS encoding VOC family protein, which translates to MAFPATDLDATRRFYVEGLGCRLGRSSNRALILDFFGHQLVAHLVSEPPPPQSGIYPRHFGMVFANEADWQSLAARAEAQGLRFRQLPRTRFVGEPTEHRTFFLEDPSGNLLEFKHYTRAEAVFGCADLTGIGDT; encoded by the coding sequence TTGGCATTTCCCGCGACCGACCTCGATGCAACACGCCGGTTTTATGTTGAAGGGCTAGGTTGCAGGCTGGGACGGTCGTCAAACCGCGCACTGATCCTTGATTTCTTTGGGCATCAACTCGTCGCCCATCTGGTTAGTGAGCCACCCCCGCCGCAATCCGGGATTTATCCGCGACACTTTGGGATGGTCTTTGCTAACGAAGCGGACTGGCAGTCCCTAGCAGCTCGGGCGGAAGCCCAGGGGCTTCGGTTTCGCCAGTTGCCACGGACTCGCTTCGTTGGCGAGCCGACCGAACACCGGACGTTCTTCCTTGAAGACCCCTCCGGCAATCTTCTCGAATTCAAGCACTACACCCGTGCGGAAGCGGTGTTTGGCTGTGCCGACCTCACCGGAATCGGCGACACCTGA
- a CDS encoding S9 family peptidase has translation MLFQPSSPCRWRLLGRLCLAAWLLGSLPTAAPAQTPYRTPPKAIADLVDAPLPPVALTSPRRTWLLLADRPALPPIAEVAQPELRLGGIRFNPRTTGPSQPAYLTGLTLLRLGDGTKRPVTGLPSPARLGDLSWSPDERSVAFTHTTSDRVELWLLDVEKAAARRVGNLQLNAIFGRPFVWLPNSQGLLCRTVPPKRGTPPAPPAAPDGPIVQENRGRATAARTFQDLLRNPYDEALFDYYLTAQLVQVGLNGQARNLGEPALFQSALPSPNGQYVLAQMLHRPYSYTLPAAYFPLRIEVWDSSGKVVREIADLPLRDDIPTSFDATAKGPRGIQWRSDAPATLAWVEAQDGGNPAVAADIRDRLFFLAAPFSGEPTPSVGFAYRFGGIQWGTGQLALAYESWRKTRLRRTWRFQPDAPDVAPTLIHERSSEDRYADPGNVLTQAAADGTVRLLSPDNGKTLYLVGEGASPEGDRPFLDRFEVSTGQTTRLWRSEAPYYESPVALLDPEAKRVLLTRESPTEPPNYFIRDMATGKLTALTDFPHPTPQLVGIQKEQIRYKRADGVDLTGTLYLPPGYDPKRDGPLPLMLWAYPQEFVSAAAAGQVQGSPYRFTRVSYWGPLFLLTQGYAVLDDPSFPIIGEGGREPNDTYIEQLVASAKAAIDECARRGVADPNRVAVGGHSYGAFMTANLLAHSRLFRAGIARSGAYNRTLTPFGFQAEERTYWQAREIYQRMSPFNYADQIRSPLLLIHGEADDNSGTFPIQSERLFQAVKGLGGTVRLVMLPHERHGYRARESILHMLWETHTWLEEHVKQAKPLEAETSPGNAQPGR, from the coding sequence ATGCTTTTCCAACCATCATCGCCCTGCCGTTGGCGGCTGCTTGGCCGTCTCTGTTTAGCTGCCTGGCTACTGGGGAGTCTCCCCACGGCAGCCCCGGCTCAGACGCCCTACCGAACCCCGCCCAAAGCCATTGCCGACTTGGTGGACGCTCCGTTGCCACCGGTGGCGCTGACCAGTCCACGGCGCACTTGGTTGTTGCTGGCCGACCGTCCTGCCCTCCCACCCATTGCCGAAGTCGCGCAACCGGAACTTCGGTTGGGTGGCATCCGCTTCAATCCACGCACCACCGGCCCAAGCCAGCCGGCCTATCTGACCGGACTGACGCTTCTGCGCCTCGGCGATGGAACGAAACGTCCGGTGACGGGTTTGCCTAGCCCGGCGCGATTGGGTGACCTCAGTTGGTCGCCAGACGAACGCTCCGTCGCCTTTACCCACACGACGAGCGACCGGGTCGAACTGTGGCTGCTCGATGTCGAAAAAGCTGCCGCGCGGCGCGTTGGCAACCTCCAACTCAACGCGATCTTCGGCCGGCCGTTCGTCTGGCTTCCCAACAGCCAGGGGCTGCTGTGCCGGACGGTTCCGCCCAAACGGGGCACGCCACCCGCCCCACCGGCGGCGCCAGACGGCCCCATCGTGCAGGAAAATCGCGGACGGGCAACGGCAGCACGCACCTTTCAGGACCTGCTCCGCAACCCATACGACGAAGCCCTGTTTGATTACTACCTGACCGCGCAGCTCGTCCAGGTCGGCTTGAATGGGCAGGCGAGGAACCTTGGCGAACCGGCGCTGTTCCAAAGCGCGCTTCCATCCCCGAATGGACAGTACGTCCTGGCGCAGATGCTGCACCGCCCCTATTCCTACACCTTGCCGGCTGCCTACTTCCCCCTGCGCATTGAGGTCTGGGACAGTAGCGGCAAGGTCGTGCGCGAGATTGCCGACCTGCCCTTGCGGGACGATATTCCGACGAGCTTTGACGCAACGGCCAAAGGACCGCGCGGCATCCAGTGGCGCAGTGACGCGCCGGCCACCCTGGCCTGGGTCGAAGCCCAGGATGGCGGCAACCCGGCGGTCGCGGCTGATATTCGTGACCGGCTCTTTTTCCTGGCCGCGCCGTTCAGCGGCGAACCGACGCCCTCGGTCGGCTTTGCCTACCGGTTTGGCGGCATTCAGTGGGGCACCGGGCAGCTTGCCCTCGCCTATGAAAGCTGGCGCAAGACGCGCTTGCGACGGACCTGGCGCTTTCAGCCCGATGCGCCGGATGTAGCGCCGACGCTCATCCATGAACGCTCCTCCGAAGACCGCTACGCCGACCCTGGCAACGTTCTGACCCAGGCGGCAGCCGATGGGACGGTCCGGCTGCTTTCCCCTGACAACGGCAAAACGCTCTATCTGGTCGGCGAAGGGGCATCCCCCGAAGGCGACCGGCCGTTTTTGGATCGCTTCGAGGTCAGCACGGGACAGACCACCCGGCTCTGGCGCTCAGAAGCCCCCTACTATGAAAGCCCGGTGGCGCTGCTCGATCCCGAAGCCAAACGAGTTCTGTTGACGCGCGAATCGCCGACCGAGCCACCGAACTACTTCATCCGCGACATGGCGACGGGCAAGCTGACGGCGCTAACAGACTTTCCCCATCCGACGCCACAGTTGGTCGGTATTCAAAAAGAGCAGATTCGCTACAAACGTGCCGACGGCGTTGATTTGACCGGCACACTCTACCTGCCACCCGGCTACGATCCGAAACGGGACGGGCCGCTGCCGTTGATGCTGTGGGCGTATCCGCAGGAATTCGTCAGCGCGGCCGCCGCTGGACAGGTGCAGGGTTCGCCGTACCGTTTCACGCGGGTGAGCTACTGGGGGCCGTTGTTTTTGTTGACGCAGGGGTACGCCGTACTGGATGACCCGTCATTTCCAATCATCGGCGAGGGCGGACGCGAACCGAACGACACCTACATCGAACAACTCGTAGCTTCGGCCAAGGCCGCCATTGACGAGTGCGCCCGGCGCGGCGTCGCCGATCCCAATCGCGTTGCGGTGGGGGGCCATTCCTATGGAGCGTTTATGACGGCCAACCTGCTGGCTCATTCCCGGCTTTTCCGGGCCGGGATAGCGCGCAGCGGCGCTTACAACCGGACGCTCACCCCGTTTGGCTTTCAGGCTGAGGAGCGCACCTATTGGCAGGCCCGTGAGATTTACCAGCGCATGTCGCCTTTCAACTACGCCGATCAGATTCGCTCGCCGCTACTACTCATTCACGGCGAAGCAGATGACAACTCCGGCACCTTTCCGATTCAGAGCGAACGGCTTTTTCAGGCGGTGAAAGGACTGGGCGGCACGGTTCGGCTCGTCATGCTGCCGCACGAACGCCATGGCTACCGGGCGCGGGAGTCCATTCTGCACATGCTCTGGGAGACGCACACTTGGCTGGAGGAACATGTCAAGCAGGCAAAACCACTGGAGGCCGAAACGTCGCCGGGCAACGCCCAGCCGGGCCGGTGA
- a CDS encoding aldehyde dehydrogenase family protein yields the protein MSAPATAMYEVAPEVKSFVEKTRHMLIDGQWVEAKRGQVFKVYNPANGEVIAHVAEGNAEDIDLAVKAARRAFDEGPWRRMTPSERGRLIWKLADLVEQHLEEFAQLETLDNGKPLTVSRVADVPLAVDLFRYMAGWATKIEGETIPLSVPGGTYLAYTLREPVGVVGQIIPWNFPLLMAAWKLGPALAAGCTVVLKPAEETPLSALRLGELILEAGFPPGVVNIVPGYGETAGAALSAHPDVDKVAFTGSTEVGKLIVKAAAGNLKKVTLELGGKSPNVVFKDADLSAAIEGAANAIFFNHGQCCVAGSRLFVEDDIYDEVVAGVGEIAKRIRVGEGFDPATQMGPLVSETQLRRVTGYLESGEKDGAKAVAGGHRVGDKGYFVAPTVLTDVTDDMKVVQEEIFGPVVTAMKFSDIREVSARANNTVYGLGAGIWTRDISKAHALAAEIKAGTVWINCYNVFDAALPFGGYKQSGWGREMGGAVLDAYTQTKSVCIKL from the coding sequence ATGAGTGCACCGGCGACCGCGATGTATGAAGTCGCGCCTGAAGTTAAGTCATTTGTCGAAAAAACACGCCACATGCTGATTGATGGACAGTGGGTCGAAGCCAAACGCGGGCAGGTTTTCAAAGTGTATAACCCGGCCAACGGAGAAGTCATTGCCCACGTGGCCGAAGGCAACGCCGAGGATATTGACTTGGCGGTCAAGGCTGCGCGGCGCGCGTTTGATGAAGGGCCGTGGCGCCGCATGACGCCTTCCGAGCGCGGGCGGTTGATCTGGAAGCTCGCCGACTTGGTTGAGCAGCACCTAGAAGAGTTCGCCCAACTCGAAACGCTCGACAATGGCAAGCCGTTGACGGTATCGCGGGTCGCCGACGTGCCGCTGGCAGTGGATTTGTTCCGTTACATGGCTGGGTGGGCCACCAAAATTGAAGGTGAGACGATTCCGCTTTCCGTGCCCGGTGGCACCTACCTGGCCTATACCCTGCGTGAGCCGGTTGGCGTCGTTGGACAGATCATCCCATGGAATTTCCCACTCCTGATGGCAGCCTGGAAGTTGGGTCCGGCGCTGGCGGCCGGGTGCACGGTCGTCCTCAAGCCGGCCGAGGAAACGCCACTTTCGGCGCTGCGCCTGGGCGAACTCATCCTGGAAGCCGGTTTCCCGCCAGGCGTCGTCAACATCGTGCCGGGTTATGGAGAAACGGCCGGCGCGGCGCTTTCGGCGCATCCTGATGTGGACAAAGTCGCCTTCACCGGCTCAACCGAGGTCGGCAAGTTGATTGTGAAGGCGGCGGCCGGCAATCTCAAGAAAGTCACCCTTGAGCTGGGCGGTAAATCGCCCAACGTCGTCTTCAAGGATGCCGATCTGTCGGCTGCGATTGAAGGCGCGGCCAATGCCATTTTCTTCAATCATGGCCAGTGCTGCGTGGCTGGTTCGCGGCTCTTTGTCGAGGATGACATCTATGACGAGGTCGTGGCCGGCGTCGGCGAAATTGCCAAGCGCATTCGCGTCGGCGAAGGCTTCGACCCGGCAACTCAGATGGGTCCGCTGGTGTCAGAAACCCAGCTCAGACGGGTGACTGGCTACCTTGAGTCCGGTGAGAAAGATGGGGCGAAGGCGGTTGCCGGTGGCCATCGCGTCGGTGACAAGGGCTATTTTGTGGCGCCAACCGTGCTCACGGACGTCACCGATGACATGAAGGTCGTTCAAGAGGAAATCTTCGGGCCGGTTGTAACGGCAATGAAGTTTTCAGACATCCGCGAAGTGAGCGCCCGCGCCAACAATACGGTTTACGGACTCGGAGCCGGTATCTGGACGCGCGACATCAGCAAGGCGCATGCGCTGGCGGCCGAAATCAAGGCCGGCACGGTGTGGATCAACTGCTACAACGTCTTTGACGCGGCGCTTCCGTTCGGCGGCTACAAGCAGTCGGGGTGGGGACGCGAAATGGGCGGCGCCGTGCTTGACGCCTACACGCAGACGAAATCCGTGTGCATCAAGCTGTAA
- a CDS encoding putative Ig domain-containing protein, producing the protein MLKILPGMWWTAVIILLLFNVAAMPWIRMQRVSADDAPPRAAPPETAEPSYPDLAANDEPLPRVNGPRVVGATPGREFIYRIPATGAPPLTYTVTDLPAGLTFDATTGIIRGKLEKAGTTSVAVTVRNRQGTARATLRIVAGNNKLALTPPMGWNSWNVWGTKVSDEKIRAAAEALERTGLAACGYRYVCVDDGWQGRRTPDGAMQPNERFPDMKALGDALHAKGFLFGMYTSPGPFTCGRYVGSWRHEEADAQLYARWGVDYLKHDWCSYEGIARQKTPEALQQPYAVMRAALDKTDRDMIYAICQYGLGEVWTWARTPTVGGNLWRTTGDIEDTWESVSSIGFRHSPLAGFAGPGGWNDPDMLVVGVVGWGEQTRRTRLTPDEQITHMTLWALLAAPLMLGCDLTQLDEFTRRLLTNPEVIAIDQDELGRAATRRDAANDGTEVWARPLADGCLAVGLFNRGDAMQTVTAYWKDLGIRGRRTVRDVWQRRDVGSFDERFAALIPPHGARLIVVGASRPVRPQPVKPAKVVSPPSPGLR; encoded by the coding sequence ATGCTGAAGATTTTACCTGGGATGTGGTGGACAGCCGTCATCATTCTGCTGCTGTTCAACGTGGCGGCAATGCCGTGGATAAGGATGCAGCGCGTTAGCGCGGACGACGCCCCACCGCGCGCGGCGCCACCCGAAACAGCCGAGCCAAGCTATCCCGACCTCGCTGCCAATGATGAGCCGCTGCCGCGGGTCAACGGGCCGCGCGTGGTCGGAGCCACCCCAGGGCGGGAGTTCATCTATCGTATTCCGGCAACCGGCGCGCCGCCGCTGACCTACACGGTGACGGACCTGCCGGCCGGACTGACCTTCGACGCCACAACCGGCATCATCCGCGGCAAGCTAGAGAAAGCCGGCACAACGTCGGTGGCCGTCACCGTCCGCAACCGCCAGGGCACGGCTCGGGCGACGCTGCGGATTGTGGCCGGGAACAACAAACTGGCCCTGACACCACCTATGGGCTGGAATTCCTGGAACGTCTGGGGAACGAAGGTCTCAGACGAAAAAATCCGCGCGGCCGCTGAAGCCCTGGAGCGCACCGGACTGGCCGCCTGTGGATATCGCTATGTTTGCGTTGATGATGGCTGGCAGGGACGACGCACTCCGGACGGCGCCATGCAACCCAATGAGCGCTTCCCGGATATGAAGGCGCTGGGCGATGCCTTGCATGCCAAGGGATTCCTGTTCGGCATGTACACGTCGCCAGGGCCATTTACCTGCGGGCGCTACGTCGGGAGCTGGCGCCATGAGGAAGCCGATGCCCAACTGTACGCTCGGTGGGGCGTGGATTACCTCAAGCACGACTGGTGCTCGTACGAAGGCATTGCACGCCAGAAAACGCCGGAGGCGCTCCAGCAGCCCTACGCTGTCATGCGCGCAGCACTCGATAAAACCGACCGCGATATGATTTATGCCATCTGTCAATATGGCCTGGGCGAGGTCTGGACCTGGGCCCGGACACCAACGGTCGGCGGCAACCTCTGGCGCACAACCGGCGACATCGAAGACACCTGGGAGAGCGTTTCCAGCATTGGCTTTCGGCATTCGCCCCTGGCCGGATTTGCCGGGCCGGGAGGGTGGAACGACCCGGACATGCTCGTAGTCGGCGTCGTGGGCTGGGGCGAGCAAACGCGCCGGACGCGCCTGACGCCAGATGAACAGATCACGCACATGACGTTGTGGGCGCTACTGGCTGCGCCCCTCATGCTCGGCTGTGACTTGACCCAACTGGACGAGTTTACGCGCCGTCTGCTGACCAATCCTGAAGTCATCGCCATTGACCAGGATGAGCTGGGCCGGGCGGCGACGCGACGCGACGCGGCCAACGATGGCACGGAAGTCTGGGCGCGGCCGCTGGCCGACGGATGTCTGGCGGTTGGGTTGTTCAACCGTGGCGACGCCATGCAGACGGTGACCGCCTACTGGAAAGACCTTGGGATTCGCGGCCGCCGGACGGTCCGGGATGTCTGGCAGCGCCGGGACGTAGGCTCATTTGACGAGCGGTTTGCGGCGCTGATTCCGCCGCACGGGGCGCGGCTGATTGTGGTTGGGGCCAGTCGTCCGGTACGCCCGCAACCCGTTAAGCCGGCCAAGGTTGTCTCGCCGCCGAGTCCCGGACTACGATAG